One part of the Natrinema salinisoli genome encodes these proteins:
- a CDS encoding AAA family ATPase: MTIQLESLTIRAFRGVREEEQFEFNGKNAVIAGPNGSGKSTVLQAIEFLLTGQIAALRGSGTGGIKTTEHIPNQYANPDETAVEGTFTVEGEDSFRIVREFTNRSQMQAEDRPEAFTELVTAANQGLLNLSRDELLELVITTPGDRKDQIYHLMNTEGLDERRRQLKRLAKNADRQASTNKTRYEDNLQQIQKIVGDGVVTSIDDDSELRPAALCEAVNVRRERVGGDPIESIDAVESFEEGLTSPLDQASNPLQRDDVRRQLTQLEDWVDDGQTEVAEALDNIRQEIRALSADEDALTALAERSLVDQGRKLVDTTTRECPLCEQPWDKGELQAHLENRADRLERIEGRIETIDELAENADRKLNSITGTIDRLVEALSTDEVDIDLRPLAQYQEQLEAIVQAVDTDLTDDPKAVDLDNLSLPKADQTNVPETLTELRDTAAALPERSTIETMWGELQTLDKTHKRLQTASIEQTRYARAANGFEIAHEEFLKARDDVLSDIFETISDRFASFYQAVNPDESAFNPTIGQTDTGVEFSVEFFDTGDHPPNALHSEGHQDLMGVCLFLALASELSPLERTPVLLDDVVMSVDEGHREQFAKVLQDEFSDHFQFLIATHDETWVNQLVNTSVVDDREVIKFAEWTPDRGPVLEVK, encoded by the coding sequence ATGACTATCCAGCTCGAGTCGCTCACCATCCGTGCGTTCCGCGGAGTTCGCGAGGAAGAACAATTCGAATTCAACGGCAAAAACGCCGTTATCGCAGGACCAAACGGATCCGGCAAGAGTACGGTCCTCCAAGCGATCGAGTTCCTACTTACTGGACAGATTGCTGCGCTCAGAGGGTCCGGTACTGGCGGAATCAAAACGACCGAACATATTCCGAATCAATACGCTAATCCCGACGAAACAGCCGTCGAAGGGACGTTCACTGTCGAAGGTGAAGACTCGTTTCGAATCGTCCGGGAATTCACGAACCGCTCACAGATGCAGGCCGAAGATCGCCCAGAAGCATTTACCGAACTTGTCACAGCAGCGAATCAGGGCCTCTTGAATCTCTCTCGTGATGAACTGCTGGAACTTGTTATCACGACTCCAGGTGACCGGAAAGATCAGATATACCATCTGATGAACACCGAAGGACTCGACGAGCGACGTCGACAACTCAAGCGGTTGGCGAAAAATGCAGATCGTCAGGCATCAACGAACAAAACGCGCTATGAAGATAACCTCCAACAGATCCAGAAAATCGTTGGCGATGGAGTCGTGACGTCCATCGACGACGATTCGGAACTCCGACCGGCAGCGCTCTGTGAAGCCGTGAACGTCCGGCGAGAGCGCGTCGGCGGTGATCCAATCGAGAGCATCGACGCGGTCGAGTCGTTCGAGGAAGGATTGACATCACCACTCGATCAGGCATCGAATCCGCTGCAGCGCGACGACGTCCGTCGACAACTGACTCAACTCGAGGATTGGGTCGACGATGGGCAGACGGAGGTAGCAGAAGCATTGGACAACATTCGACAGGAAATTCGTGCACTGAGTGCAGACGAGGACGCACTCACTGCCCTCGCAGAGCGCTCACTTGTCGACCAGGGCCGCAAGCTCGTCGATACGACTACGCGTGAGTGTCCGCTCTGTGAGCAACCGTGGGACAAAGGAGAGTTGCAAGCGCACCTCGAGAACCGAGCCGATCGACTTGAGCGTATTGAGGGGCGTATCGAGACAATCGACGAATTGGCCGAGAACGCAGATCGGAAACTGAATTCGATCACAGGAACGATCGACCGATTGGTCGAAGCACTCTCGACGGATGAGGTCGATATCGATCTTCGACCATTGGCGCAGTACCAAGAGCAACTCGAAGCAATCGTACAGGCTGTCGATACCGATCTCACAGACGATCCGAAAGCAGTGGATCTTGACAATCTGTCTCTTCCGAAGGCCGACCAGACTAACGTTCCCGAAACCCTCACTGAGCTCCGTGATACGGCAGCTGCGCTCCCGGAACGATCGACGATAGAAACCATGTGGGGCGAACTGCAGACGCTAGATAAGACACACAAACGGCTACAGACAGCTTCCATAGAACAGACGCGATATGCACGAGCAGCGAACGGGTTCGAAATCGCTCACGAAGAGTTCCTCAAGGCACGGGATGACGTCCTCAGTGATATCTTTGAAACGATTAGTGACCGGTTCGCGAGCTTTTACCAAGCGGTGAATCCCGACGAAAGCGCGTTCAATCCAACGATCGGACAGACGGATACCGGGGTCGAATTCTCTGTGGAGTTCTTCGATACGGGCGACCACCCGCCGAATGCGCTGCATAGCGAAGGCCATCAGGACCTCATGGGCGTCTGTCTCTTCCTGGCATTAGCATCCGAGCTCTCTCCACTCGAGCGGACACCAGTATTGCTAGATGACGTTGTGATGTCGGTCGACGAAGGGCACCGAGAACAATTTGCAAAGGTGCTCCAAGACGAGTTCAGCGACCACTTCCAATTCTTGATTGCAACCCACGACGAGACGTGGGTCAACCAGCTCGTGAATACAAGTGTCGTTGATGATAGGGAAGTGATCAAATTCGCTGAGTGGACGCCAGACCGTGGGCCAGTTCTCGAGGTGAAATAA
- a CDS encoding HalOD1 output domain-containing protein, producing the protein MSDRNLLLEIVTALEEQGLGRDEYQLQRVVDVEALEQLVNSARADLEVKFSVGEFRLCVTQSDVQVLESP; encoded by the coding sequence ATGAGTGATCGAAATCTACTCCTCGAGATCGTCACTGCGCTCGAAGAACAGGGACTCGGTCGTGACGAGTACCAACTGCAACGAGTGGTCGATGTCGAAGCGCTCGAGCAACTCGTCAACTCAGCACGTGCTGATCTCGAAGTCAAATTCTCGGTTGGTGAGTTCCGTCTCTGCGTGACGCAGTCCGATGTGCAGGTTCTTGAAAGCCCATAG
- a CDS encoding queuosine precursor transporter, whose amino-acid sequence MQIEDTRAICTTLFAGSIVLANVLAAKLTWVELPVIGGVAVPAGFVAFGVAYLASDLLVEYHGREYAASVVNGTVATLVVAYALVFVAIWMPTAPFYDGEAAFVATLGDSASIILASVVALAIAQHLDVRLFSKLKSRTGGRHRWIRNCGSTATSQGVDTVVFITLGFAIFPTIGLGGDPTWGWSLISIVIGQYLVKLLVALVDTVPFYAVTEVVEQRA is encoded by the coding sequence ATGCAAATTGAGGACACCCGAGCAATCTGTACTACACTTTTTGCTGGATCCATTGTCCTCGCCAATGTACTAGCAGCAAAATTGACGTGGGTCGAATTACCTGTTATCGGTGGCGTTGCCGTTCCAGCAGGGTTTGTTGCGTTCGGTGTCGCCTATCTCGCGTCAGACTTGCTTGTTGAGTACCACGGACGCGAGTATGCGGCATCAGTCGTCAACGGAACTGTAGCCACGCTTGTTGTAGCGTACGCGCTAGTCTTCGTGGCGATCTGGATGCCGACAGCGCCCTTCTATGATGGAGAAGCAGCGTTCGTAGCTACGCTTGGTGATTCGGCGTCGATTATCCTAGCATCTGTCGTAGCGTTGGCAATCGCTCAACACCTTGATGTCAGACTTTTTTCGAAACTCAAGTCTCGAACAGGTGGTCGACATCGGTGGATACGCAACTGTGGGTCGACCGCCACCAGTCAGGGTGTCGATACGGTCGTGTTCATCACACTCGGGTTCGCGATCTTCCCAACTATCGGTCTCGGCGGTGACCCAACGTGGGGGTGGTCGTTGATATCGATCGTCATCGGCCAGTATTTGGTCAAACTACTGGTTGCACTCGTTGATACCGTGCCGTTCTACGCGGTGACGGAAGTCGTTGAGCAGAGGGCGTGA